Within Claveliimonas bilis, the genomic segment GCACGATTGGAGAGATCGTAATGGATGAGCTGAAAAAACTGGATGAAGTGGCCTATGTCAGATTCGCTTCCGTATATCGTGAATTTAAAGATGTCAACACATTCATGGATGAAATAAAGAAAATTCTGGATCGGGGAAATGCTTAAGAAATGAATTGCGTATCCCCGGGGAAAGTGATAAGATAAAAGAAGAAGCATGAAATGGCTTCTTCTTTTGTTATAAAAATTTCAATGGAAATTCAGATAGATTGGGTGAGTGATATGAGAAACTATAAGCTGACGATTGCCTATGACGGCAGCCGTTACCAGGGATGGCAGCGGCAGGCGACCACAGACAATACGATCCAGTATATCATAGAGTGGAGCCTTGGAAAAATTGTGGGATACCGGGTTCAGGTGGACGGATCCGGGAGGACAGACAGCGGCGTACACGCCAGAGGACAGGTGGCCAGTGTAAAGTTGTCAGGACTCTACGATCCGGAAGAATTGAAGGAATCTCTGAATCGCTATCTGCCGGAAGATATCCGTATCTTGAAAGTAGAGCTGGTGAAAAACAATTTCCACGCCCGAAAAAGCGCAAAGGGAAAAAAGTATGAATACTATATTGACTGCAGGGAGAAGCCGGATGTATTTTCCCGCAGATATTGTTATCATTATCCCGAAAAACTGGATATAGAGGCAATGAGAGATGCGACAAAATATCTGATCGGTGTCAAGAATTTTGTCAGTTTTACAGATAATAAAGATACAAATGATACCGTACGTAAAATTTATAATATCAAGATCGTACGTTCCGGAGAAAAGGTGCGGATTACCTACTATGGTTCGGGATTTTTGTATCATATGGTGCGGATCCTGACAGGAACGCTGCTGGAAGTGGGGACAGGCAGGAGAGATGCATCCAAGCTTCCGGTAGTGATCGCAGCGGAGGACAGAAGTCTTGCCGGATTCCTTGCTCCGGCCAGGGGATTGTTTTTAAGAAAAGTATATTATTAACTGCCGCCTGCCACAGGCAGATACGACAGAAGGGAGAACAAAAGATGAAATTTGTTTCATGGAATGTAAATGGGATCCGCGCGTGTGTGCAGAAAGGCTTCATGGATTTTTTTAAAGAAGCGGACGCAGATATTTTCTGTATACAGGAGACAAAAATGCAGGAGGGACAGCTTGTCCTTGAAACACCGGGATATCACCAGTATTGGAACTATGCGGTGAAGAAGGGGTATTCCGGCACAGCGGTATTTACCAGGGAGGAACCCATTTCTGTATCCTATGGAATCGGAATAGAAGAGCACGATCAGGAAGGCCGGGTAATCACTCTGGAGTTTCCTGACTACTATTTTATTACGGTATATACTCCCAATTCACAGAATGAGCTGGCCAGGCTGCCGTATCGGATGCATTGGGAAGAAGATTTCCTGGCTTATCTGAAGAAGCTGGAAGAGAAAAAGCCGGTTGTTTTCTGTGGAGATCTGAATGTGGCTCATAAGGAGATCGATCTGAAAAATCCTAAGACAAACCGAAAGAATGCAGGTTTTACTGACGAGGAGAGGGAGAAATTTACCGCCCTTCTGGATGCAGGATTCATTGATACCTTCCGTTATTTTTATCCGGATCAGGAGGGTATTTATTCCTGGTGGTCCTACCGGTTTAAAGCAAGAGAGAAGAATGCAGGGTGGCGCATTGACTATTTCTGTGTGTCTGCATGCCTGGAAAACCGTTTGAAAAGTGCGGAAATATTGACGGATATCATGGGCTCGGATCACTGCCCGGTTGTATTGGAGATGGAGTAGATATGAAAATAGAACGCGAACATACAGCAGCAATTGTAATTGATTACCAGGAAAAACTGGTTCCGGCAATGTCGGGAAAAGAAGGTCTCATCGAAAATTCATCGATCCTTCTTGCAGGACTTTGCACTTTGGATGTGCCTGTATTTCTGACCCAGCAGTATACCAGGGGGCTGGGTACGACTGTAAAGGAGATCAGGGAGGCTGCCCGGACAGAGGAATTTGTGGAGAAGATCCGCTTCAGCGCTTATGAAGATGTTCTAAAAGAATGTCCGTCCATACAGGAGAAGAAATATATTATCCTGTGCGGAATAGAGGCCCATATTTGTGTGCTGCAGACTTTGATCGATCTGCGCGCGCACGGATATATTCCGGTTCTTGTGACAGACTGCATTTCCAGCAGAAAAGATACAGACAAAGAGATGGCGATTCTGCGCGCACAGGAGGAAGGAGCTGTGCTGACAACATATGAAGCCCTGCTTTTTGAGCTTCTCGGTGCTGCAGGCACAGAGGAGAGTAAAAAGATCCAGAGGCTGGTAAAATAAAGAGAAGAAAAGGGAGGGTATATCATCAGATATACCCTCCGTCTATTCCTATGATCTGTCCGGTGAGATAATCGGGAGCTTGGGAAAGATCCCAGACAAGCCGGGCGACTTCTTCAGGGCGGCCGAATCTGCCGGAAGGGATATCTTCTTCCAGCGCCTGCCGTTCCCTGGCGTCCAACTGGCTGTTCATGGCAGTATCAATGACGCCGCATGCGACAGCGTTTACCTGAATGTTGCTGGGGGCCAGCTCTTTTGCCAGCGCCCGTGTCAGACCGTGCACTCCTGATTTGGAAGCGGAATAGGCAGCTTCGCAGGAAGCGCCGCTGGTTCCCCACATGGAAGAAATATTGATGATCCGACCCTGTTTTCTTGTTATCATAGGGGGAACGGCACTGCGGCAGCAATAAAATACAGAAGAAAGATTTGTGTTGATAATATCCTGCCACTGCTGATCAGTCATATCCGTGAGAAGCCCGATGTGGGCGATGCCGGCGTTGTTGATGAGAACATCCAGGCAGGGACATATCTGATAAATTGCATCAAAAATCTGCCGCACATCTTCGGGGTTCCCCACATCACCGGGGAGAATCGTGCAGCTTCCGGGAGTTTCGCTTTGGATCTTCTTTTCTACTTCCTGAAGCTCCAGGAAAGAGCGGCGGCAGTTGAGAAAAATATGCCATCCCATACGGGCAAAAAGAAGGGCGCATGCTCTTCCGATGCCGCGGGAAGCCCCGGTAATCAACACAAAATGTTCGGCAGAAGAAGTGTATGTTTTCATATGACAGCTCCTTTTTGAAAAAATCAGAAGGGCAGCAGAAGGATCTGCTGTCCAATATATAACATAGTAACACATTTTGACGGGAAATTCATCTGATTGCAGGTCATTTATGCGTTGCTATTTATCAGTACAGGTGCTATGATGTAGGCATGTAAAGTGGATTCAGAGGATGAAAAAGAGGTATGAATATGATAGAGCGGGCAATTCAATTTGCGACAAAGGCGCATGAGGGACAGCTAAGGAAAGGCACAAGACGTCCTTATATCGTCCATCCGATTGAAGTGGGAGAAATCGTGGCAGGAATGACGAAGGATGAAGAAATTATCAGCGCTGCAGTGCTGCATGATACCATAGAGGATTGTGAGGGGGTCACGGCAGATGTCCTGGCGCTGGAATTTTCCCCCAGAGTAGCCGGTATGGTGCTGGGGGAGAGCGAAGATAAATCAAAGACATGGATGGAAAGGAAAAGCGCAACCATCCATTCAATCGGACAGGCCCCAAGAGAGGTGCAGATGATCGCTCTGGCAGATAAACTGTCAAATATGAGAGACATTGACAGGGATTACCCTAAAGTCGGGGAAGACCTTTGGAACCGTTTTCGCATGAAAGATAAAAAGATGATCGGCTGGTATTACAAAGGAATAAGAGATGCGCTCCAGTCTGTGTTTGCGGAGGAAGCTGCATTTCAGGAATACTGTGCGTTGATTGAAAAGAATTTTGAATGATTTTAAGGGAACATGGCAGTGTGCAAAGAAGTGATGCGGTTTAGGCTGCGTCTTTCTTTGCGTATTGATGTGAAAGGCAAGATATGCCGGGAAGGGAGAGTATTTTTTTGAAACAGAACATAGTTACGAGAGACAGAATCCTGATTTTGATTTCGGGATTTTTTTATTTTGCAAGTCCTATGCTTGTGACGCCTCTTATTACAGGATTTTCGGAAAATTTGGGCGCAAGTGCGGCCTTGATGGGAGTGATCGGAGGACTCATGAATATTTGTTCCCTTTTTTGCCGCCCTTTTGTTGGAAATCTTACTGATAAAATCAGTAAATATAAGCTGTCTTTTATTGGTGCAGTATTAATGACAGCGGCCAGTGTGGGATACGCAGCCGCACAGTCGCCTCTTTTTATTGTGGCAGCCAGAATTGTAAATGGAATAGGTTTTTCCCTTTGCTCTGTCTGTATTTCCACCTGGATGTACACGCTGCTCCCGAAAGAAAAGATTGGTTCCGGAATGGGAATTTACGGCGCTATGAACGCACTGGCGATGGCGGCGGCTTTTATGGCGGGCGGTTATGGGATGATGTGTTCAGCCTGTCAGTCAAAGGCCATTCTTCTTGCCGGAGAAGGAAAAAGAGGGCTGGCAAACAGTACGTATTATATTGGACTGGATCTGGGAATGTCTCTTGGGCCTATGCTTGGAGGAGTGCTGTATGGAAAAGTGAGCATTCAGATGTTTTATCCGGTGCTTGCCCTGACGGTACCTCTGGGACTTGCTGTTTACCGGATCAATCGCCGAAGTCTTTCTCCATAAGATAATTTGTAAGTGAAACACCCATGCGCATCACCGTCTGCTCCTTTACCACGCGGTAACCACGTTTTTCAAAAAAAGGACGGGCGGTGATGGAAGCGTGGGTCGTAATAAGGGGTACCTGGACGGCAGATTCCAGAGCATCACAGATAGTGGAGGCAATGCCACGGCGCTGGAAATCTTTGTGGATATACAGTCTGTCCAGGTACCCCTTTTTATCTATGTCTCCGAATCCGATAATGGTACCGCCTTCAGCAGCCACAAATGTTTTATGCTCCAAAAGAGAAGTATTCCAGGCTTCGAAAGAAGCAGTGCCGCCTGTCCAGGCATCCAGCTGCTGCGGAGTATAGTCTTTGGCATTTACAGAGTGAACGGTATGATAAAACAATTCTAAAATTTCTTTTAAATCAGAAGGCTGATATTCTCTTAAAATCATGGATCAAATCTCCTTATCAATAAAAACGGTACCGGTGTACACTGACGCTGCTATTATATAGGCTTTGTTTTCTTTCTGCAAGGGAGGAAAGAAAAATGTGCCGGGATTCTGGAAAAATGAAAATTATGTGATAGAATGTCGTTAGGCAGGATGGCAAATTTTCAGAGGAAGGGAGGATGAAATATGCAGGATCAATATGGCAGAGAGATCAATTATTTGAGGATATCTATTACGGACAGATGCAATCTGCGCTGCCGGTACTGTATGCCGGAAGGAATTAAGACGGTTTCCATGGCTGAAATCCTCACTTATGAAGAAATTATAATGGTTGTTCAGTGTGCGGCCAGGCTGGGAATCCGGCACATTAAAGTGACAGGCGGCGAACCCCTCGTAAGAAAAGGCTGTGCCGGACTTATCAGACGTCTTAAGGAAGTTCCCGGTATTGAGACTGTGACGCTGACAACAAACGGGATCCTTCTTGCCGAACATCTGGAGGCTTTGAAAGAAGCCGGAGTGGACGGAATCAATATCAGCATGGACACAAGGGACAGAGAGCTTTTTCGCATGATCACCGGCGGCGGAGAGATAAAAACGGTGCTTCAGGCGGTGGAGAAAGCGCTGCATATCGGGGTGAAAGTTAAGATAAATGCAGTTTCTTTGGATTGGGAGAAAATGGCGGAAGAAGGCGGATTTCCAAAACCGGATCAGAGCGCCGGATGGATCGGGATGACAAAGCTTGCAAAAGAGATGCCGGTGGATGTACGTTTCATAGAAATGATGCCCATCGGCCTTGGAAAGAGTATCCAGTCCATGAGTCATAAGGAGCTGCTGGAGCAGATGAAGAAACGGTATCCCGATATGGAGGAAAGCCCCGGGGTTCACGGATGCGGCCCGGCCAGATATTATCATATTCCCGGATTTCTTGGAGATATCGGATTTATCAGTGCCATTCACGGGAAGTTTTGCCAGGATTGCAACAGGGTGAGGCTGACGGCACAGGGATATTTGAAAACCTGTCTTTGCTATGAAGACGGAATAGATCTGAAACATATTCTGCGCTCTTTGGATGAGGCGGCGTGCAGGGAAGAAAACATAGAAGAAGCAATCAGAAATGCGGTGTGGGAAAAGGCGTGTGCTCATTGCTTTGAGAAACCGTCAGATATGACAGAAGAAAATCCCATGTCATCAATAGGAGGATAACAGACAATGGAACAATTGAAGGGAACAGTAAAGGCAATCTGTATCAGTACGGTACGCGGCGTGGAAAAAAAGGCAGTCTCATCTGCCCGCTTTATAAAAGATTTTGGAATAGAAGGGGATGCCCATGCAGGAAAGTGGCACCGCCAGGTGAGCCTTTTGTCCTATGACCGGGTAAAAGAGTTTAATCAAAGAGGAGCGGGAGTAGAGGACGGAGCTTTTGGAGAAAATCTTGTAGTAGAAGGGCTGGATTTTGCGGCGCTTCCGGTAGGAACTATGCTCTACTGTGGCCCGGTGGAATTGAAGATCACTCAGATTGGAAAGGAATGCCATTCCCATTGCGCTATTTATCAGAGAATGGGTGAATGTATCATGCCTACCCAGGGAGTGTTTGCAGAAGTGATAAAAGGCGGAGAGCTTCGCCCGGGAGAAGAAATGCAGGCAAAGCTTCCGCAGCAGATCAGTTAAGTTCATTAAGAATACCAGGCAGAAATCAGAAGAGTGTTTCACGCTCACCTTCTATCAGCAAAGCCTGATGGTCAGTGAGAAGTTTTAAGTTTAAAGAGTGAGAGAACTCTTCTTCGATGTTCTGTGCTTCCTTTCCAAGAAAGGAACCTTTGTAGTGGGGAACCACATAGAAAGGAACAAGGCCAAGGCCGGAATGATCCGTTAACCGGGGAGCTGCTTCAGGTGCATCCATGGCGGCGGAATAGCCGATATCCGGCGAGGTGATAATAGCGCCGGCGGACTCTCCGATATACAGCTTTCCCTTTTCCACTTCACGGATCAGGAGTTTGTCTGTTCCGGTCCTTTTCATTTCCTGCAAAAGGAAGAAGGTATTTCCGCCGGAGACAAACAGAAAGTCACTTTCAGACAGAGTGCGGTCGATCACTTCATAGGGAGCAGAAGAAATTTCCAGCTTGACAGGGATCAGCCCCATATTGGACAAAGTAAGCATTTCAGCCTGGATCATATCGCCGCTGTTTTCGACAAGAGCGGCGGTGGGGATATAGGCAATGGTCTTTCCCTTTAGCTTTGGCTCTGCCTTTTTTAGAATATGAGTGACGTTTTGAAACAGGGATACAAGAAGTAATTTTTTCATACAGTCTCCTCTCTTTCTTTACTAAACCTATCATAGCGCAGGAAAAAAGGATATGCAAACTTTTGTTGGTCGGGGGAAAAGGGATGTGATATAATTTATATAAATTATGTACTTTTTAGTGGTTTGTTTACTTTTATCGGCAGAAAGTGAGAGGACATATGATTATCAGTGCAAGCAGAAGGACAGATATTCCGGCGCTGTATCCGCAGTGGTTTATGAACCGTTTGCTGGCGGAAGAAATTCTGGTGCCAAGTCCTTATAACAGAAAAAAAGTAAGCCGTATTCGTCTGTCTCCGCAGACAGTGGACTGCTTTGTGTTCTGGACCAAAAATCCGGAACCTATGCTGCCGTATCTGCGGATGATCGATCAGCTGGGATATTCCTATTACTTTGAAATGACAGTGACGGATTATGAAAAGGAGATTGAACCGGGACTGCCGACGACAGAGGACTCCATTGCCACCTTTATTCTGTTAAGTGAAAGGCTGGGGAAAAAGCGCGTGGATTTCCGCTTTGATCCTATTCTCCTGACAGAGAAATATTCGCTATCCTATCATATTGAAAAGTTTGATATGCTCTGTGAATGGCTTCACAAATATACTACGCGCTGTATTTTCAGTTTTGTGGATTCATATAAGGGATGTCCTTTTCAGGAAATGGAGGAGGAAGAGAAAATAGAAGTGGCGCAGGGACTTGCAAAAATAGCGGCGAAATACAATCTGCCATTATATACCTGTGCTGAAAAGATGAATCTGGAATCATTAGGAATCAGGCATGCCGCCTGCATTGACCGGAAGAAAGCGGAGGAAGTTGCAGGATATAAGCTGGACTTAAAGAAGGACAAGGGTCAGCGGCCGGAGTGCGGATGTTGTGAAAGTATTGATATAGGCATGTATGATACCTGCGTCCATGGATGCAGATACTGTTATGCGACGGCCAGTCTTTTCAGTGCGAAAAATAAAAAGAAGGAACATGATCCGGAATCTCCCATTTTAATAGGGAATCTCCGGGGAGATGAAACGATCACAGACCGGGAAATGAGATCCAGCCGCGACAATCAGCTGTCATTGTTTGATTTTATGTAGTAGGAAAAGAAAGGACAGGAAGAAGAATGACACATTCAGAAAAAGTATCATGGCTCATCCAACAGCTCATCAAAGAAAATCCAGGATATCATGCAGTCGGTGAACCCGTAGATGAGAGGGGAAAACGAAGGCTGCTAAGAAGTCTGATGAATGTCCGGTGGCCGAAGGAAGCGGATGAAGAAGTTCTGAAGATCCAGGATGAACTGCTTCAGGAGGAGCTTCAGGAAAAGGGTATTATTTATATAGAAGAGATTCCTGTTATTGCAAAGCTATACCCCTGCAGCAGCGTAAAAAACGGGGACCGTATTTCCCTTTGGCAGGGAGATATTACAAGGCTTGCGGCGGACGCCATAGTCAATGCGGCAAATTCACAGCTGCTGGGATGTTTTGTGCCCTGCCATGGCTGTATTGACAATGCTATTCACTCGGCAGCAGGTATTCAGCTTAGAAATGAATGCGCCAGGCTGATGGAAGAGCAGGGACACGATGAGCCCACCGGAAAAGCGAAGATCACTTTGGGATACAATCTTCCGGCAAAGCATGTGATCCATACGGTAGGACCGATCGTTGGGGTGAAAGTGACAAAACAGCAGGAAGAAGAGCTGAAATCCTGCTATCTTAGCTGCCTTCGGACTGCCGAAAAAAATCATCTTGATTCGATCGCGTTTTGCTGTATTTCTACCGGAGAGTTCCATTTTCCAAATAAATTGGCGGCGCAGATCGCAGTAGAGACAGTTGATAAATATTTATCCGGCTCTGGTATGAAAAGAGTAATATTTAACGTGTTTAAAGATGAGGATTTGCATATTTATCAGAAATTATTTCGATAAAAACGGATAAAGAGAACTGCTTCTTTCTGAAGTTCTTAAGAGTTTGTGAAAATTCGGTGAATATCTTGACAAAAAAGGCCTGGCTGGCTATGATTATCAATAGCTTATGAAGAGAAAGGCTGTGAAGAAGAGGAGTACACAGGAGAAGCCGTCCGAAAAGAGAGAACTGTCCTCAGGCTGAAAGACAGTTTGGAAGAGGAACTGTGGAAGGTAGCTTTGGAGCCGGACAGCTGAACCGATAGGAGATCAGATTATATGAGAGAAGTAAGCTGTCACGAAGTCGTTCCCGTTAAAGAACATGATGAGAAATGCAGAAGCATAAAGTTTTCTGTATAATAAATGAAGGTGGTACCGCGGAGAATGATTCGCCCTTTGCTGTAAGTGAGGGGTGATTTTTTATTCAATAGGAAACTCTGATTGTAAGACACAGGCTAAGTAAGCCGGCCTCTCATGGAACTGAAACAGACAGTCTGTAGTATCTGAAATTTGCACAGACCACATTATGAGGAGGAAACACATGAGCCAGAATCTGGAAAAAACCTACAATCCAAAAGAGATTGAACCAAAACTTTATGACAAATGGTGTGAGAACAAATATTTTCATGCAGAAGTAGACAGAAGCAGAAAACCGTTTACAACCGTAATGCCCCCTCCGAATATAACCGGAAAGCTTCATATGGGGCACGCGCTGGACAATACACTGCAGGATATCCTGATCCGCTATAAGAGAATGCAGGGATATAATACCCTCTGGATCCCGGGAACGGACCATGCAGCAATTTCTACCGAGGTGAAGGTTACGAATCAGCTGAAGGAAGAGGGAATTGACAAAAAAGAGCTGGGAAGAGAAAAATTCCTGGAGAGAACCTGGCAGTGGAAAGAAGAATATGCAGGAACGATCGAAGGGCAGTTGAAGAAACTGGGCGTATCCTGCGACTGGGACAGAGAGCGTTTTACCATGGATGAAGGATGTTCCAAAGCAGTAGAGGAAGTATTTATCAGCCTGTATGAGAAAGGCTATATCTATAAAGGATCCAGGATCATTAACTGGTGTCCGGTATGTAAAACTTCTCTTTCTGATGCGGAAGTAGAGCATGAGGAACAGGACGGACATTTCTGGCATATCAAATATCCGATCATCGGCACAGATGATTATCTGGAAATTGCAACCACACGTCCGGAGACAATGCTGGGAGATACTGCTATCGCTGTACATCCGGATGACGACCGTTACAAAGATATTGTAGGAAAGAAATGTCTCCTGCCGCTGACAGACCGGGAAATCCCGATTGTTGCGGATTCCTATGTAGACCGGGAGTTCGGTACAGGTGCAGTGAAGATCACGCCGGCCCATGACCCTAACGACTTTGAAGTTGGAAAGCGCCATAATCTGCCGGAGATCAACATTATGAATGATGACGCCACCATCAATGAGCAGTACGGCGGAAAATATGCCGGAATGGATCGGTATGAAGCAAGAAAGGCTATGGTGAAAGACCTGGAGGAGCAGGGATATCTTGTAAAAGTAGAGCCTCATTCTCACAATGTCGGAACTCATGACCGCTGTCATACAACGGTAGAGCCGCTTATCAAGCAGCAGTGGTTTGTTAAGATGGATGAACTTGCAAAACCGGCCATCGAGGCAGTAAAAAACGGAGATCTGAAATTTGTGCCGGAGCGGTTTGACAAGATTTATCTTCACTGGCTGGAGAATATCCGCGACTGGTGTATTTCCCGGCAGATCTGGTGGGGACACAGGATTCCGGCGTACTACTGCGACGAGTGCGGCGAAGTAGTCGTATCAAGAGGAATGCCGGATAAATGTCCGAAGTGCGGATGCACTCACTTTACTCAGGATGAGGATACACTGGATACCTGGTTCAGCTCTGCGCTGTGGCCCTTCTCTACACTGGGGTGGCCCGAAAAGAACGAGGATCTTGATTATTTCTATCCTACAGATGTGCTGGTAACGGGATATGATATCATTTTCTTCTGGGTGATCCGCATGGTATTTTCCGGATATGCCCATACCGGAAAATCTCCGTTCCATACTGTATTTATTCATGGCTTGGTACGGGATTCCCAGGGACGTAAGATGAGTAAATCTTTAGGAAACGGTATCGATCCGCTGGAAATTATCGATCAGTATGGAGCTGATGCTCTCCGTATGACTCTGGTAACAGGAAACGCGCCTGGAAACGACATGCGTTTTTACAATGAGAGAGTAGAGGCAAGCCGTAATTTTGCCAATAAAGTATGGAATGCATCCAGATTCATTCTTATGAATATGGAAGGGAAAGAGATTCAAAAGCCAGATCAGGAAAGTCTGATGCCGGCCGATTGCTGGATCATGTCAAAATGCAACAAGCTGATCCATGATGTGACAGAGAATATGGACAAATTCGAGCTTGGGATCGCACTTCAGAAAGTCTATGATTTTATCTGGGATGAATTTTGCGACTGGTACATTGAATTTGTAAAACAGAGAATGTACGATGCCAAGGAGAATCCGAAGTCTGCAGGGGCTGCTCTCTGGGTGCTTCGCGAGGTGCTGAAAAATGCGTTGAAGCTTCTGCATCCGTTCATGCCTTTTGTGACAGAAGAAATTTACAGCAAACTGATTCCGGAAGAAGAATCTCTTATGATGTCCAAATGGCCGGAATACAGAGAAGACTGGGATTTCCCGCAGGCAGAAAATATTGTGGAACATCTCAAGAGACTGGCAACCGGTGTGCGTAACGTTCGTGCGGAAATGAATGTGCCGGCCGGAAGGAAGATCAAGATCTATGTTGTCAGTGAAGATCAGAAGCTGCGGGAAGGCTTTGAACTTTTAAAAGATGCAGTGCTTCGTCTGGCAAATGCAAGTGAATTTATTGTACAGAAGGACAAAGACGGAATTGCAGAGGACGCTATGTCTGTAGTGATTCCGGATGCAACAGCATACCTTCCTCTTGAAGATATGATTGATTTTGAACAGGAGCTGGAGCGTCTTACAAAAGAAGAAGAGCGCCTTAAAAAGGAGATTGCCCGTTCCAACGGTATGCTGAATAATGAAAAATTTGTCAGCAAAGCGCCGGAGGCAAAGGTGCAGGAAGAGCGGGACAAACTGGAGAAATATGAGCAGATGATGGCGCAGGTGCAGGAAAGACTTACAGGTTTAAAGGCTAAAATGTCCTAACAGTTTTACAAAAGGACCAGATATATTATAAAAAAGGCAAGGGATGACAATGAAAAAAATTCATTTGAAAAAGCCGGATATCAAAGGCACTTTTTCGAAATTGAGACATTTAAAAAAGGAAGATATAAAGGAATGGCACCGGAAGAAGAAAGAACGCCGGGAGCGGATACTGGAAGAGCGGCGGAACGGCCCTTTTGCCCGGAAGATGCAGCCAATCTATGCTTTTATGAACAGAATTTCATTGTTGCTTCATGCCTTTTGGGCGTGTGTGATCAATTTCATCATAGAGGCCATTTCAAGGCATTCTGTCTTTGAGGCCTGGGATTATATGGTGGGATCGCCGCTGGTATTTCTTTACAATGCCTTTATGATCTTTATGACCTTCACTGTGGTCTATCTGGTGCGAAGAAGGGTCTTTGCCAGAATCATCATCAGCGTACTCTGGCTTGTGCTGGGAGTCGCCAACGGCTATATGCTGATCAAGAGGGTAACGCCCTTTAACGCCCAGGATCTGAAAGTAGCAGGAGATGCAGTGTCTCTTATCAATAATTATTTTGACCCCATCGAGCTGATCGTGCTTGTCATAGGTATTGTGGCGGTTGTTCTCTGGGTTGTTTCCATGTGGCGCCGGGGCGGACAATATGAAGGCAAAATGCATCGTATTGCAGCTCTTATAGGTATTGCAGCTTGTTTCGGACTTTATACTTTTGTTTCGCAGGCGGCGCTTGATAAACGGGTTGTATCCAACTATTTTGGAAATATTGCTTTTGCCTATGAAGATTATGGTCTTCCCTACTGTTTTATGGCGAGTCTGTTTAATACCGGAATTGACGAACCTAACGGATACAGTGAAGAGACAATTGCGGAAATCAGCAATAACGGAGAACTTACAAAAAGTGAGACAGGCCGCTCGGATGAAGAGCTTCCCAATATCATTTTTATCCAGCTGGAATCTTATTTTGATGTAGATGAGGCGGAATTTTTCACTACATCTGAGGATGCCTCTCCGAATCTTCACGCCATGTTTAAAGAATATTCGTCTGGATATTTCAAGGTGCCATCCGTGGGAG encodes:
- a CDS encoding valine--tRNA ligase, with amino-acid sequence MSQNLEKTYNPKEIEPKLYDKWCENKYFHAEVDRSRKPFTTVMPPPNITGKLHMGHALDNTLQDILIRYKRMQGYNTLWIPGTDHAAISTEVKVTNQLKEEGIDKKELGREKFLERTWQWKEEYAGTIEGQLKKLGVSCDWDRERFTMDEGCSKAVEEVFISLYEKGYIYKGSRIINWCPVCKTSLSDAEVEHEEQDGHFWHIKYPIIGTDDYLEIATTRPETMLGDTAIAVHPDDDRYKDIVGKKCLLPLTDREIPIVADSYVDREFGTGAVKITPAHDPNDFEVGKRHNLPEINIMNDDATINEQYGGKYAGMDRYEARKAMVKDLEEQGYLVKVEPHSHNVGTHDRCHTTVEPLIKQQWFVKMDELAKPAIEAVKNGDLKFVPERFDKIYLHWLENIRDWCISRQIWWGHRIPAYYCDECGEVVVSRGMPDKCPKCGCTHFTQDEDTLDTWFSSALWPFSTLGWPEKNEDLDYFYPTDVLVTGYDIIFFWVIRMVFSGYAHTGKSPFHTVFIHGLVRDSQGRKMSKSLGNGIDPLEIIDQYGADALRMTLVTGNAPGNDMRFYNERVEASRNFANKVWNASRFILMNMEGKEIQKPDQESLMPADCWIMSKCNKLIHDVTENMDKFELGIALQKVYDFIWDEFCDWYIEFVKQRMYDAKENPKSAGAALWVLREVLKNALKLLHPFMPFVTEEIYSKLIPEEESLMMSKWPEYREDWDFPQAENIVEHLKRLATGVRNVRAEMNVPAGRKIKIYVVSEDQKLREGFELLKDAVLRLANASEFIVQKDKDGIAEDAMSVVIPDATAYLPLEDMIDFEQELERLTKEEERLKKEIARSNGMLNNEKFVSKAPEAKVQEERDKLEKYEQMMAQVQERLTGLKAKMS
- a CDS encoding Type 1 glutamine amidotransferase-like domain-containing protein, translating into MKKLLLVSLFQNVTHILKKAEPKLKGKTIAYIPTAALVENSGDMIQAEMLTLSNMGLIPVKLEISSAPYEVIDRTLSESDFLFVSGGNTFFLLQEMKRTGTDKLLIREVEKGKLYIGESAGAIITSPDIGYSAAMDAPEAAPRLTDHSGLGLVPFYVVPHYKGSFLGKEAQNIEEEFSHSLNLKLLTDHQALLIEGERETLF
- a CDS encoding DUF1848 domain-containing protein, encoding MIISASRRTDIPALYPQWFMNRLLAEEILVPSPYNRKKVSRIRLSPQTVDCFVFWTKNPEPMLPYLRMIDQLGYSYYFEMTVTDYEKEIEPGLPTTEDSIATFILLSERLGKKRVDFRFDPILLTEKYSLSYHIEKFDMLCEWLHKYTTRCIFSFVDSYKGCPFQEMEEEEKIEVAQGLAKIAAKYNLPLYTCAEKMNLESLGIRHAACIDRKKAEEVAGYKLDLKKDKGQRPECGCCESIDIGMYDTCVHGCRYCYATASLFSAKNKKKEHDPESPILIGNLRGDETITDREMRSSRDNQLSLFDFM
- a CDS encoding protein-ADP-ribose hydrolase, whose translation is MTHSEKVSWLIQQLIKENPGYHAVGEPVDERGKRRLLRSLMNVRWPKEADEEVLKIQDELLQEELQEKGIIYIEEIPVIAKLYPCSSVKNGDRISLWQGDITRLAADAIVNAANSQLLGCFVPCHGCIDNAIHSAAGIQLRNECARLMEEQGHDEPTGKAKITLGYNLPAKHVIHTVGPIVGVKVTKQQEEELKSCYLSCLRTAEKNHLDSIAFCCISTGEFHFPNKLAAQIAVETVDKYLSGSGMKRVIFNVFKDEDLHIYQKLFR